From the Vitis riparia cultivar Riparia Gloire de Montpellier isolate 1030 unplaced genomic scaffold, EGFV_Vit.rip_1.0 scaffold548_pilon_pilon, whole genome shotgun sequence genome, the window TTGAGCTCCAGTTGCAAACTCCTTACACTGGTTTTCGTTAGTGTGAAAAAAATAcaccaattattaaaaaaataaactgcAAATGAGGTAATGCAAGAACAACTTAATACCTTGCTAGGTTATTAATGAAGTATGTCTCCAATATGGGTAAATAAGAGACTAGTCCAAGCGTAGGTGCCATGACATTATATCTTATAATGAAGTCATGCATTAAAACCTGACATGATAATAAGTTGCCATATTAGCACATGATAGatgaaaatagaattaaaacaaTACATGTGACTCCACCAAACCTATTGCAAACCTTTTCATTTATAATACCCAACAAgctataaatatgaaataacttgAAAATAATGTCTGATGCTAGGTTTTGATTTGTCTTCTTCCAAGGGCATGTGCTCAaaatccttttaatcaaatatttcattttggtAATATATATCCCAAAAAACCTGTTTACTGGAAGAGGAAGGCTTCTTGATTCAACTAGTTGTTGCACATAATACATCTTTTGGTGTAGAGTTTATGCTTCTTACCTCTCATTGTCCAAGAAATTTTTCCTCCAACGTTTGAGTGTCTGGTGATAATATTCTTATGTTTTCcagatgattattttttatttaggtcATGGCCAGTTTGAGTCTATCGACTACTTATAATTATATTCAAGTTGCCACAAATTCTTCCTACTTCCTGCAATAGTTGGGAAACATACTTATTTATTATCCTTCTCACATGGTCACACCAAAGCTTGTGTCATAGATTTACATTACCTTGTTCACTTGATGTTCTCTGTCCAAAGTAACATTTCCAGAAAATAAGGCCCAAAATTGTGAAAATGAAAACCAATACTGAAACTAGAACTGCAATGAGTATCTTCTTTTTGCCATTAGAAAGAGGCTtgaaatatatcaaaaataaaaacaacagtGTTAACTTGAATGCTATGCTTAGCACACAATTCCATTCAATTGATGTTTTCTATAAAAAGATTTCTTTAGCATTGCAGATATCAGGGAGTAAATtggttagaaaaataaaataaaatagaggaaTTGAGCTGGTTTTCATGAAGTTGTTAAATAACTGTCTGAGGTTACAAAACTATTGATTTCATAATTTAACAGAATAACTTTATAGTTATTTGTCATAGCAGAACAAGTTGGGCAACAAAAAGGCACATCCAACTTAACTATGAAAGAGAAAGACTGATATTTCACTAGGAATGAATAAGGCCTAAACTCACCAGATTCCACAGAAATAGCTGATATGAGAAGACCATAAGTTCCTCTGCTTGGTATAGCTGTTGTCCCCTTGCCAGCCCAATGAAAGCGGACCTCTAAAGTTTTATTCTTCACAACtgctttaaattcttttacaaCTACCTTTTCAACCCCTTGTGCTGCTTGTACAATATCAAAATCCTCTGATTCCAACTTTCCCTgcaattaactaattaaatcaACTAACCTTCTATAACAAACCAAGCACCAATCTAATTTTTCCTATTATGAGTACCTgaatataaacattaaaaatctGTCTGCCAAGGCTATGAAAGGATTTATTGCCTCTGATAATTATCTCTGCAAAGTGAATTTTTACTGTATAGTTCCCATCTACTAAGTAACGCCCATAGTAAGTAAAAGATAGAGGAGAAAGTCGTGCTCTGGTGTACAACCCAGAGTGGTTCATTCCAAGTACGGATACATTTTGTGCTATGTAATCATTTATGGTTTTGTTATGATCCCAGAAGTGTCCAGTGCTACTAAATCCCCAATAATCAATCATAGGATGAAATTTTGATGCACCTCCTTCATATTGATCCCCTTCATAAACAACATTTCCAACAGTAGATTTCTCTCCACCACAATTTATATGCAATGAATAACAATCTTAAGAAAACAGAAAAGTTATAGACGGTGATCGGttatattaaacataaataaatatataaatatataaataaataaaactaaattttatgtCCTTGATGAGAtgatataatttcatttcaatACCAAAGATAAGTCCCAATCATCTAGGATAAAATAACTGAGAAATTCACCTCACATTTTATGTACTCACCTTTTTGACAAGGATAGTTTTCCAGGCACCCACCAAGTTCTCTGAATTAATGTAGCATTggtccaaaaaagaaagaaaagaatcaaTGTTGTGCAAGATAAAACATATACAAATTGCTTCCCTTCACACACAAATTATAAAGTAAAAAGCTTACAAGTTCCCCTCCTCAAAAAAGCTTCTGAACAAGTTCctaatgaaacaaaaaagaagataatttaaTGTAGAcagtgaatgaaagaaaaactgCGCCTAAAGCTTGACAAGGTTTAGTTTACTAAGAAATAGTTCTTGCAAGCTATCTCGACAAGAAGGTAGTGCAGATTGCTCAGAGAAGTTACTGTAAGAAAGATCTATTTCACTACAAAACATAATGATCTTAAACAATATATCCATGGAAAGCTAATATACAAAACACTATGAAAGAATTGTATAAGTTATAAGTGCTAAAGAAGATTGTATGCGGAATTTAATCTAATTTGCAACTAATAGCTAACAAGTAGTTAGGAGCTTTTCTAATGAGAACATTTCTTTGACCCATTGCAGATAGAGGGATGCAAATAGCAAGAATAGAATCAGCAATCAAACTCCATAGAGGTCCGAGATGAATGTGTTCGTACAAGGGAGTTCATGTGTATGCATGTGTACAACCTTACCTATGTATGGTTGGGTAGATAAAAACAAAGGTAATAGATAACAAAAGATGGACATCAAATCTCAAGCAAAATTAACTCAAGATGCTGGATGAAAAACATACGTGCGGCTCTGCCTTCCCTTGATTCCATCTGGAATATTTCCATTAAGCCGGTTGCCTATCAGACACCTAATCAGCACGCAAAAATGGTTTATTGTTAGAGCTTTCCAACGTAACAGAACATGGGAgcacaaataataatgaatgtAGATGTAGAAAGacctattaaagaaaatgaatgtaGATGTAGAAAgaactattaaataataatgcaCTGACAGGAATTAAACTAGTTATGAACCATGGCAGGGTACTATTTTACCACTAGACCACTAATGCAACTTTTGTTATTATCTCAAAATGTTCTGCAGGAGAAGatggagaaaaattgaaatttcacaAGGGTAATCCCCATAGGTATTGAAAGCCTTGCCCCAAGTGATGCAGTCTCTTAATGCACCAGACTTGTGACCACCTCCATAACCCATATAGCTGGGGGCAAGTGAGTATACCTGCTACTCATAACCAGGCAAATGTATGACCCCAGAACAATTATAAGAATGAACTAATAGTGTATAGTTTTAACCCCTCTATCAATTTTTATGATAGACACAACATAGATAGGGAAG encodes:
- the LOC117910038 gene encoding probable LRR receptor-like serine/threonine-protein kinase At1g53420, coding for MSILEQFSKLSSRAGDLSFNKLNREIPNLDGLTNVEVMCLIGNRLNGNIPDGIKGRQSRTNLFRSFFEEGNLELGGCLENYPCQKEIIIRGNKSFHSLGRQIFNVYIQGKLESEDFDIVQAAQGVEKVVVKEFKAVVKNKTLEVRFHWAGKGTTAIPSRGTYGLLISAISVESGFNA